The window GTTCTTGAACATTCCTGTGACAAGCCTCGCTGCCTTCCCTAGTTTTCCAGCACCTAAAACTCCACAGTTATCCATGGCTCTAATCAATTGGGCGACGGTTATTCCACGCTTAAGTCGTATCTGAGTTACGTTTTTCAACGGTTTCAACTTCTTTAGAAAAAGCTATTGAAGAAAGTAATAGATGCAGTTATCCCTTAGTTCGCATTATTTTGGTTCTTCCTAAGATGCGCCAGTACTCGACATCGATGCCAGACACTAACTTCTGTTTTAGTTCTTCCTCGCCAGGGTACGCTGCCTCAAAAACTTCGTAGTTTTCCAGGTCCATTATCTGAATGGCAGCTGGCAACAGAGCGAGAATTTGGCCACTCCTCTTCTCAATCAAGGGCATCTCCATTTGCGCGCTTATGGGCTTAACGAAAGTTCTTTTGGTGCCGTCGAAAACTCCTATAGCAACAACTCTCGCCTTAGCAGCGCCGTGCTTGCCAGGTTTGGACTTTGTAAGGCTTACAACACGGCACGGCTCGTTATCAACAATCACATATCTACCGACGCGAAGAGTCCCAACATCAACAGGTTTGCTCATCTATATCAGCAACCAATATACAGCAATGTTTAACAACTAAAATAAATAGATTAAGGTTACTGCAAAGGCTTTAGATGCGATTGCAATGGCGTTCAAAAGTGTGGGCTTGACGGCGCGAAACGACAAGAAAAAAGCATTAGCCCTAGTCATAAAACTGCTGAATCATCTAGAAGAGAAAGGGCTAGACATCGTTGTGGATCCTGAAATCGCTGAGCAAATCAATAAAACGGACATAGCTACGCCCCTCAAAGAATGGAAACCAGATTTCATCATCACTATAGGCGGCGATGGAACCATACTAAGAACCTGCATTCACATCCCGAAGCCTGAACCTCCAATCCTCGCCATCAACATGGGTGAGCGAGGCTTCCTGGCTGAAGTATCCCCCGAAGATGCAGTATCCGCAGTGGAAAAGATCTTTGAAGAAAAGTTTATACTTGAACGCTGCAAAAAGTTGGCAGCTTCTGTCGAAGGTGAAGTACTGCCAGATGCGCTAAACGAAGTTTTTATTTCTGCAGACGCACCTGTCAAGTTGTTGTATGCAAATCTCTGGAAAGACGGCGACCGGATTTTGGATTGTCAAGCAGATGGCATTCTGGTTGCATCACCGACTGGTTCAACAGGCTATTCAATAGCAGCAGGGGGACCAGTTTTAG of the Candidatus Bathyarchaeota archaeon genome contains:
- a CDS encoding translation initiation factor IF-5A, encoding MSKPVDVGTLRVGRYVIVDNEPCRVVSLTKSKPGKHGAAKARVVAIGVFDGTKRTFVKPISAQMEMPLIEKRSGQILALLPAAIQIMDLENYEVFEAAYPGEEELKQKLVSGIDVEYWRILGRTKIMRTKG
- a CDS encoding NAD(+)/NADH kinase; this encodes MAFKSVGLTARNDKKKALALVIKLLNHLEEKGLDIVVDPEIAEQINKTDIATPLKEWKPDFIITIGGDGTILRTCIHIPKPEPPILAINMGERGFLAEVSPEDAVSAVEKIFEEKFILERCKKLAASVEGEVLPDALNEVFISADAPVKLLYANLWKDGDRILDCQADGILVASPTGSTGYSIAAGGPVLDPETNVFVLTPVCPLVPFPPIVFSENSTLTIEIEKPHTVLVVVDGHYRKLVEKRTPHLTITKSDNVTSFIRFKEEFYRRLKNRLLYPKGGRC